Below is a genomic region from Cohaesibacter intestini.
ACTAGCGGCCCTGATTGTCGGCATACTTGGTTTCTTCTTTGAGCTGAGCTGGCAACATGCCTTCATCCTGTTTGGCCTTCTGTCGTTGGTCTCGGTGATTGCCGGGCGATATATCCTCAAAAGAACGGCCTCGACGGCTTCCGACAAGCCGTTGCTCAATGCCCGCGCCCAAGCGCTGGTGGGGCAGGTCTATATTCTCGATGCGCCGATCGAAAATGGTCAGGGGCGGGTCAAGGTGAATGACAGTTATTGGCGCGTGGCCGGGCCGGATGTCGCCGCAGGGCAAAAGGTGCGCGTCATTGGCAGCAATGGCACGGTGCTGGATGTCGTGCCGCTCTGATCGCTGATCGGCCTTATCCTTCAAACGACAAAGCAGATCAGGCTTCCGTCTGGTCTGCTTTTTTGTATCGTACCGGAGGTTGCTTTGCTTCAGGACGTCTCGAGGTCGGGAATGGG
It encodes:
- a CDS encoding NfeD family protein gives rise to the protein MIQQFFIEQGEWAWLILGLLLLVLELLAPGTMFLWFGLAALIVGILGFFFELSWQHAFILFGLLSLVSVIAGRYILKRTASTASDKPLLNARAQALVGQVYILDAPIENGQGRVKVNDSYWRVAGPDVAAGQKVRVIGSNGTVLDVVPL